CAGTCAGACCTTCGCGAACGGCGGAGGGGATTGCGGCGCCTTGAGCCGAGTTTTGCAATCCATGCTTCGAAGCCAAGGGATTCCGACTCGATTCGTTTCCGGGGGGATTCTTAAAAACGGTAAGGACTGGGATTGGCATGTTTGGACCGAATTTTACATCCCGGAAAAAGGCTGGGTACCGGCCGACCCGGCAATGTTTGAATCGGTCCCAATGGTCGGCTTTATGGATAAAAATCATATCGCATTCAATCGCGGGGAAAAGGAAGAAGTTTTTCTTCCGGACGGTCGTAAGATGGCAGTGAATTCCGGTCTCCAAAATTATCTTTATTACTATTCTTCGTACGATGGTCCCGCGATCCGTTATGATATGGATGTAAGAGTCGAGGTTCTTGATGAGGCGCCGGAAGATTCTTATTATAATTCGGATTCTTTTTTAAATAGGATTCGGAACTCGTTTTTGGAAAGGATTAACGGAGTTAGGCTGGAATCCGGGCTGCCTTTACTGACGAAATCCGATAAACTTGAAAAAGCGGCGCAGGATCTCGCAATCGGAATGGTTTCCGGAGACGAGAAGGACTATAATACTTCCTTAAAAGACCAGGGTTATTCTGCCAAAGGTTTGTTATTGGATGCTTGGATCGTGGGAGATATCGGATCGGATGCCGTCTCCACGAACACGGATCGATTGGTTAAAGACCCGAGTTTTGCGAAGACTGGATTTGCGAAAGATATGGGAGTCGGAGTCGGGTATAGGCTGGGAAGATTTTACTTTTACGTTATATTAGGAACGGAATGAGAATTGTCCGTTTTGGTCGCGGCAACGATGCGTAGGGTGCTGCGAAGTCACGGCGACAAAACGTAACGGTTTATTAAGGATCTCTAAATAAACGTCGCCGGGACCGAAGCGTTAGCGTAGCCCGAAGCAGCGTGACCCTGAACGAAGAG
The Leptospira fainei serovar Hurstbridge str. BUT 6 genome window above contains:
- a CDS encoding transglutaminase domain-containing protein, translated to MIGRFASAILLVYLFLFLNAGSAVGGSSARRTSIMGISSGEPVLKRFPQRFKITRKLRLASGLPSNLSGSGFKIEILIPIPQDDESREVSGIKYNTGDIVISPDSQQKFLYITSGNSAPEVEITHLVKSYRTDWDPDFFDAEVKYDPTSDLVMRYTGKHEQIDPNHPNIRSLVSAAAKKTSRPFDFANESIKEIQKKLIWKNTGKYATISQTFANGGGDCGALSRVLQSMLRSQGIPTRFVSGGILKNGKDWDWHVWTEFYIPEKGWVPADPAMFESVPMVGFMDKNHIAFNRGEKEEVFLPDGRKMAVNSGLQNYLYYYSSYDGPAIRYDMDVRVEVLDEAPEDSYYNSDSFLNRIRNSFLERINGVRLESGLPLLTKSDKLEKAAQDLAIGMVSGDEKDYNTSLKDQGYSAKGLLLDAWIVGDIGSDAVSTNTDRLVKDPSFAKTGFAKDMGVGVGYRLGRFYFYVILGTE